The proteins below are encoded in one region of Pacificitalea manganoxidans:
- a CDS encoding sulfotransferase domain-containing protein, which translates to MKCTPDALRAAAPLDPPGRYLCVGTHHKTGTVWMRRTLHQIKRMQGLPLNQVNRPQKLARLGPEAPQLLVNWDTTFPAELRAMPEARFLHVIRDPRDVLLSGMRYHRIAPVGNEKFLSRTHPDWGGLTYQEKLNSLTNDVDALLFEMRAKHATTVGQMLDWDYDMPNSVELRYEDLIADTDCTLFRAALTRLNVAGLEIDGAVQAFWDYSRFGQDKGAQEQAYLSRLHHGSGAAAQWTTRLPREVAEVYARDYGEALIALGYATDTDWVQSCPPAASLAA; encoded by the coding sequence ATGAAATGCACCCCCGACGCCCTGCGCGCCGCTGCGCCGCTTGACCCGCCGGGCCGCTATCTGTGCGTGGGCACCCATCATAAGACCGGCACGGTCTGGATGCGCCGCACCCTGCACCAGATCAAGCGCATGCAGGGTCTGCCGCTCAATCAGGTCAACCGCCCGCAGAAACTTGCCCGGCTCGGACCGGAGGCACCGCAGCTTCTGGTCAATTGGGACACGACCTTCCCGGCGGAGTTGCGCGCAATGCCGGAGGCGCGGTTTCTGCACGTCATCCGCGATCCGCGCGACGTGTTGCTGTCAGGCATGCGCTATCACCGCATCGCCCCGGTCGGGAACGAAAAATTCCTGTCGCGCACCCACCCCGACTGGGGCGGGCTGACCTATCAGGAGAAGCTCAACAGCCTGACCAATGACGTCGATGCGCTGTTGTTCGAGATGCGCGCGAAACACGCGACCACCGTCGGTCAGATGCTCGATTGGGACTATGACATGCCCAATTCGGTGGAACTGCGCTACGAAGACCTGATCGCGGACACCGACTGCACCCTGTTCCGCGCCGCCCTCACCCGGCTGAATGTGGCGGGTCTAGAGATCGACGGCGCGGTGCAGGCGTTCTGGGATTACAGCCGCTTTGGTCAGGACAAGGGCGCGCAGGAACAGGCCTATCTCAGCCGCCTGCATCACGGCTCCGGCGCCGCCGCGCAATGGACAACCCGCCTGCCGCGCGAGGTGGCCGAAGTCTATGCCCGCGACTATGGCGAGGCGTTGATCGCGCTGGGATATGCCACCGACACCGATTGGGTGCAGTCCTGCCCCCCGGCCGCCAGCCTCGCCGCCTAA